The window TCGTCAGTTGCAGATCCACGCGGTGTGCCGAGCAGAGAACCTGAAGCATGCGCCCGTCGGCGCGCAAAAGGAACGGCTGTGCTGTCCACGGAACGTCTTCGAGTCAGAAATAGGTTGCACGACGGAAAACGTAGGTCTACTCGTAAGAGGCAGGAGGCGGACTCAAGTGGGAATCACGGAGATAAACAATCAACACGGGTCCGACCGCAGGCTAAATCAAGTACCGGCGGGAGTCGGACCGGGATCGCTAGCACCAGATGCTGACCCTTGGGATTCAGACCCCAGGTCCTCTTAAGATGCAAAGGTAGCGACCAACGACTCCAACTCGACTGTGGAAGTAAACGTCCAGAGACAAATTAAGTGCTCCTTGTCTCGAAGAAGACAGTGCACACTGCGTGTGTACTTCCCTGAACGTACGCAGAAGCTAACTGGGAAACCGCATGGGCCAGATAAAACCTGAAAAATGTGCCCGCCCCGCATCCTAATACTGCCGCTCAGAGTGGCAATCATTCAAGGTGCAGATCCGCTTATGTGGTGCACAGAACACGAAACATATGTGCAGAAACCCTCACAAGGGAACTGTAGTCTTCGTACCACGGCATGGTGTGTGCGCCACTGGGAAGTGAGGCCTAGCCACTCGACAAATTCCCGTCCAAGGAAATTACAACAACTGACCAAGCTTGGCAAGTGGCGTGTTATACGCGAACTGAAGTGGAaacccagagagagacacgttTAACACAGAAGCGGAGCTCAGCGACCGAATGAGGGTTTCAAGTACATCGGGCCACGGTGGCTACCGGGCGATGTTGACCCATGGAATTCGGGTTGTGAGTCGCGGTAGAATGGAGAACAACTGCTAACGGACTGGCTAAAGTGGAGTATGAACTTAATAATAATCACAGGAATTTGTTGCGCCGTGTGCCTCTCGAATAGCACATGTGACGGACGATTATCCGTCTACACATGGTCCGAATCTGGCAGCTTCGTCCTATGATCTAGCTCGCTCCGATCTACTGACGCCTGTGGATATTTGCCCTGTCCGGCATAGAATTGTCAAATAATCCACCGTTGCCTTCTTGAAATCATCAACGCTCTCGTTGCACACCGGTTTGCTCAGCTCCATCGCTCGCGACGCCTGACTCCCTCAGGGACTGCCTTGACCCCGCAGCGACTCGGGCCCTTTTGTAGGCCAAAATCCAGACGATTTCATTATGGACCTTATTCCTCGGGGGGGAGAAACATGGGAAAGGGACGTCTTGGTGGAATCTTGTTCGCCCTAGATACGAATAGGCTTCAACTACTTATTTTCGAGGCCAACCTTCCAGTCCGCCAAGGACGCCTAGCCATCGAACTAACGCCTTCCACTTGAATAGTGTGTGGACAAATGCGACAGGGCGGGTTCGTGTGAAAAGTGCGCTATTTCTCAACAGATGTCAACAGAGAGGACGTGTCAGGAGAGTTGTAAGAATGACTGAGAAGGCCACCGATTGCTGGAAAAAAGTGTTGAACGAGTTTTGGGGCGAACGTGGGACACAACGCATACCTTGCTCAGAATCAAATACATTCCCGGACTGGCAGACGCAGGATGGCGTCTCACCTCCTCTGGTTGCAACTTTCCCACCCGTTCCAAAACTATGGTTCGAATCTACAGAATCACGGGGAAGGAGGTAACGTCATCCCGTCAGCGCTATCTCAGTCGTCTTGGTCGTCAGCCACGATAGGGAGCGAGCGCATCACGAAGGTGGAGCGGTCCGCATGTTGCCATGTCGAGCTTGACGTGTTGTGACGGATGAGAGAATTGCAAAAGGCTTTTGCGTGGGCACTTGCATACAGTAGGAGACTTCGACAAGTGGGATCAAATGACACACGGATGGACGGAGGGAGGAATAACTGCTCTTCTCCAGGGGTCTCGGGTCAGCAGGAGTAGCGAAAACAGCCGTCACTCTCATAGAAAAGTATCTATCATGCTGCATTTCTGCGCAACCTATTCGCGTTCCTAGGATATGGAGAAATGCATACGAACAACGTCAACAGGAGCACGGAGTGAGTCGAGCATTGCTGCGCCTTCTACACAGCTTGGCTCAAGGCAAGCACAGAGGACAGCAAAAGGACGCCAACACAAACGATGTTGTGCTTGGGAAGGTCACTTGCATCGCCTGCCGGAGGCTTTCCATCCATTTGCCCGTCCTCTTCATTATCACCTTCGGTTTGGGATTTTGGTTCAACGTTGATTCTAATCGTACACTCATCGGCAGACGAAAGCGCTGCAGGGCGATCTACCTGAGACAGCCTTTTACATTTGTAACACAGCCTAACGCGGCTTGAACCAGCTGGAAACTCGGAGACCTCCAAAGCGTAGGCGGGACCCTTTGCTGTCTCATCGGATGATTCCCCCTCTACGCGAAACGCAGCCAAACCGAGACTGGCAAGACTTACTTCTTCTGTACATGCTTCGCCTTCGAATGCATTCTCGAAATTCAATGGCCACACGAATCCTTTGTCACCGCATCGAAACGTGACCTTGTTTGATTTCGGGTTGAGGGTGACCTCCTTCATGGTGTTGCCGAACTCACACACCTCTGAGGTAATATGCAGAACAAGAAACAGTCCGGTGTGCATTTCCAAGCAAGGAGGCGAATTCGCCAATAACCATGGGGAAGAGTCGAGTATTATCCATACATACCAGGCGTAAAAAGCGTTCATCGAGAAGACAGACTGAAGCAAATAGGTTCAATCAGGCTGGTTCTGTGGCATTAGGTTCGGCAGAGGAAATAACGGAGATCAAAGAGAACCGTGGCCGCAGCCGAAATGGCAACATTTCGATGGACGATACAGTGAGGTGGTAAatagagaagagagagaggaattCGGTCGCGTCGGAGCGAACAAATTACAGACAGCacaaggagaagagacgttGAATCGGCAGTTCCTCCCACCAATGTCATCTCTGGACTACTACTGGAGCAGGGTCGTGACACGGATTTTCCAGCTTTCATGGGAGTTCCCACTGCAGTCGTCAGAAAACTTCGTTAATCAAGACATACTACAACCAGCGGTTACCTAAAGCCACGCTGCTGGCATGCGTAGTGCAAGCGAGTCAGGATGTCAGAACCTCTATCGCTCTAAACTGGGTACCAACCCTTCAAAACTGAGCAGACAACGAAGCGGTGACGCCTAGCATAGCTCCATATGGCTCGATTTCAACAAGCTGCCTCTACAGTGACTTGAATCGAGGCTCACTTTCTGATGCGGCGTCGGACAGGGGTTTTCTACTGAAAACAGCCACCTGAAACGTGCAAGTTGATTCCATAGTGTCAGAAGTGCTTCTTGCCTCTGTTGTAGCAAGAGATTCGGTCGCCCTGTCCTGTGTTGACTTGCAAAGGAAATAAAGGGTTGTTGGAAACTCTGGCTGTGTAAGTACTACGAGTTCGTACACCTTTGTTTGTGCTCCTGCTGACACGGGCACTACTCGgtcgtctccagcttccGCCTCTCGAAGAGTATACGCAGTGCCCAACTCCGCTTGATTTGTACAGGACGAATTCCGACAGAAGGTTTTGAAATTCCCATCTGACGCAGTTGGAAACAAAGATGAACCTTCCGGGCATttgaaaaagaaagggatGCCTTCCAGTGGCCACACCGGAAGAAAATTTGTCTCTGGCGGACACGTCACAGGCTCTTTCGCCGAGGTCTCCCCCCTGCATCCTGAGAGGAACACGAAGCCGACCACAATCGAAACCCCAAATGTACACCGAAGGCCTCTCCAGACCTGAGACCCTCCAAATGCACAGACAGGCATCATAAAAACCTGAAAAAGCTTGCGGCAATCCGCTGCTTAATGATGCACACTGTTTTCACCTTCGGAAAGCGCGTCCCGGGGCGGTGTTTGATCCTGGCTTCTCCCCTCCAAGCACAACATCAAAGGATGCAACACTGTTTCCAGCAGGGCCGATACGCCTTAAATTCTTCACCGAGATATCCAAAGAAaaccgtttttttcgtggcCGGAGAAAACATCACATCTTGACCAGATTGCATCAACAGCCGACCACCACTCTCGGCAACGCCATTTGCTGCTCCAGACGGCCCCCTGCGGCTCGTTGCAGATGGCGGGTCCCCGCGATGTGATACGCAGAACTCGGAAAAGACAAGTTTGTGCGGTAGCGCGTAACAAAGGGAGCTCTGGGCTTTCCGCTAGGTCGCTCGCTTCGTGCGTTACTGGGGGGCTTGGCGGAGAAACCCCCCGGCAACTTCCAGTACAGAAATATTACCGCAACGTAAAAATTACATTTACCAGTAGCATATCATACACGCACACGAATAGGAAATGCAGACAGTCCGAAGGAATACGGATTCGGAGCTCAGTGACCGAATTGACGCTTCAAGTGAATCAATTGGTCCAGGATGTCTGCCTGGCAGTGTCCACCGGCGGGATTCGGCCCGTGGGCCGTGCTATAGGAATGGAGAAAAGATGCTGGTGGCGTATTTCAGTCGGATTAGAATCTTAATGTCGGACACAAGAATTAGTTGAGGTGAGTCAGGGTCAGACAGTTCTGGGGCGATTGTGGATTCCTGCGTTTGTTTGTGAAGGCTTACCGTGCTAATATGCCTTCACACCCAGGCTGCGGGGTACGTGCTGAACCCTTACCTCCTCTCGTCGGCGCTGAGTGGCAGGCTTCATTCTAAAACGACGGTCTCAATAAGCGTCTGAATTTCCCCAGTCTAGAACAGTCGTGTTGGGACGTCACTCTGAGTCGAGCGCTCAATGACCGCTGCCTCTGGAATTCGACAGGATCTCGAACATTTGCTCGGAACATAGCGGCGAAATGACCACCAACGCCGCGGAATACCAGCAGAAAGCCTTAAATCGCTGAAACGTCTGTTTTGTCGAATAATATATCGGATGGACGATTATCCGACAAGGAGACCTCCGAGTCTGTCAACTGTGACCCAGGGTATAGTTTGTTCGGATGCGCTAACGCCTGTGGCCCTTCGCCTTGCTCGACATTGACTTGTCGGTTCACTGCGCCTCCGAGAATTATCAGCGCTCTCCCTACCCGCCGGTTCCTTCATTGCCCTCGATCACACCCCATGCCGAAATCGGTGACGGGCGTTACTACGCAGCAGCTCTACTTGTTTTTCGTGGGATAAATGTCAGACGATGGCCCCGTGGATCCGTGCGTTCGGTGAGATGAAGTGCGGAGAGAAGGGTAAGGTCTGGTGGAATCTGGTCGGACCTTGCCACGAACTCTTTTTTTTATTTACTTCGGGGCCTGGGTACCATGCCACCAAGGACACCCGGGCAGCACACACGGCTCCACCCACTTCAACATTTTTTTTAACAACGTTGACTGAGTTGGTTTGTCGCAAGCAGTGCTTTGTTGGGCGCGGTGTGTTGACAAGAGTAATTGCGAGTTTTGCAAGGACTGAGGAACCCGCCGATGTCTCTCAAAACGAACAAATTCAGGGCGAACCTGGAACTCAATGCGCACCTTGTTCAGAATCAAACTCGCGCCCTTCCTGCAGCTGCAGGTGGGCGTCTCGGCTCCGAAAGCTGCGTTTTCGCACCAGGTTCCAGAACTATGTTCTGCTTCCAAGTGTACAAATGCCGATATGGAACgtcgtcgcgtctcccgaCATCTCGAGCGCCTGTGACTATCATCCCGGCTGATGTACCGCCACGCGCCCCAAGCAAGATTGGTCCTATGGTCACCACGATggcctcctcgtctcttgaTAGAGAGGGTATCGCAGATGTTTTGTAGCTCCACTTGTAGAAGAGAGAATTTCTTGCGAGGCGCCAGCAAATGACGCAATGATGGAATGAGGGAGATTGACTTCGCTTGTTCTGCGGTCCAGGACAACTACGTGCAGGGAGAACTGTCGCCTCACACCAATAGGATCACACGGTCCATCTACACGCCTACGCACTTGCCAGTGGCCTAGTGCAGACAAAGCAGTTTCTCGAACAAAAAGCGAAGCAGACAGAGATGTTCAGCTCACAGGGCGTGCTTAATTGCGACGgcacaggagaggaaggtgccGCAGGCAATAATTAAACTGTGAGTTGCAAGACCTATGGTATCGCCAGTCGAAGGTTGGTCACCGCTTGTGGGAGGCCTGTCATCACCTGGTTTACCATCTTCTGTCTCGGACTTGGGAGCCACATTGATTAGCACTTTACAGACATCTGACTCCGATTTCTGTTCGATCTCTTGCTCAGGTGGCTTGGTATACTTGTAGCACAGCTGGACGGGGCCAGTGCCTGTTGGAAACTCGGAGACCTCCAAAGTATAGGCGGGAGCCTTTGCTGTCTCATCGGATGATTCCCCCTCTACGCGAAACGCACCCAAACCGAGACTGGCAAGACTTACTTCTTCTGTACATGCTTCGCCTTTGAACGCATTCTCGAAATTCAATGGCCACACGACTCCGGTGTCACCGCATCGAAACGTGACCTTGTTTGATTTCGGGTTGAGGGTGATCTTCATGGTGTTGCCGAACTCACACACCTCTGAGGTAATATGCAGAACAAGAAACAGTCCGGTGTGCATTTCCAAGCAAGGAGGCGAATTCGCCAATAACCATGGAGAAGACAGACTGAAACAAATAGGTTCAATCAGGCTGGTTCTGTGGCATTAGGTTCGGCAGAGGAAATAGCGGAGATCAAAGAGAACCGTGGCCGCAGCCGAAATGGCGACATTTCGATGGACGATACAGTGAGGTGGTAAatagagaagagagagaggaattCGGTCGCGTCGGAGCGAACAAATTACAGACAGCacaaggagaagagacgttGAATCGGCAGTTCCTCCCACCAATGTCATCTCTGGACTACTACTGGAGCAGGGTCGTGACACGGATTTTCCAGCTTTCATGGGAGTTCCCACTACAGTCGTCAGAAAACTTCGTTAATCAAGACATACTACAACCAGCGGTTACCTAAAGCCACGCTGCTGGCATGCGTAGTGCAAGCGAGTCAGGATGTCAGAACCTCTATCGCTCTAAACTGGGTACCAACCCTTCAAAACTGagcagacagcgaagcggTGACGCCTAGCATAGCTCCATATGGCTCGATTTCAACAAGCTGCCTCTACAGTGACTTGAATCGAGGCTCACTTTCTGATGCGGCGTCGGACAGGGGTTTTCTACTGAAAACAGCCACCTGAAACGTGCAAGTTGATTCCATAGTGTCAGAAGTGCTTCTTGCCTCTGTTGTAGCAAGAGATTCGGTCGCCCTGTCCTGTGTTGACTTGCAAAGGAAATAAAGGGTTGTTGGAAACTCTGGCTCTGTATGTACTTCGAGCTCGTACACCTTTGTTTGTGCTCCCGCTGGCGCGGGCACTACTCgttcgtctccagctgccGCCTCTTGAAGAGTAGTATACACAGTGTCCAACTCCGCTTGATTTGTACAGGACGAATTCCGACAGAAGGTTTTAAACTTCCCATCTGACGCAGTTGGAAACAAAGATGAACCTTCCGGGCATttgaaaaagaaagggatGCCTTCCACTGTCCACACCGGAAGAAAATTTGTCGTTGGCGGACACGTCACAGGCTCTTTCGCCGAGGTCTCCCCCCTGCATGAGAGGAACACGAAGCCGACCACAATCGAAACCCCAAATGCACACCGAAGGCCTCTCCAGACCTGAGACCCTCCAAATGCACAGACAGGCATCATAAAAACCTGAAAAAGCTTGCGGCAATCCGCTGCTTAATGATGCACACTGTTTTCACCTTCGGAAAGCGCGTCCCGGGGCGGTGTTTGATCCTGGCTTCTCCCCTCCAAGCACAACATCAAAGGATGCAACACTGTTTCCAGCAGGGCCGATACGCCTTAAATTCTTCACCGAGATATCCAAAGAAaaccgtttttttcgtggcAGGAGAAAACATCACATCTTGACCAGATTGCATCAACAGCCGACCACCACTCTCGGCAACGCCATTTGCTGCTCCAGACGGCCCCCTGCGGCTCGTTGCAGATGGCGGGTCCCCGCGATGTGATACGCAGAACTCGGAAAAGACAAGTTTGTGCGGTAGCGCGTAACAAAGGGAGCTCTGGGCTTTCCGCTAGGTCGCTCGCTTCGTGCGTTACTGGGGGGCTTGGCGGAGAAACCCCCCGGCAACTTCCAGTACAGAAATATTACCGCAACGTAAAAATTACATTTACCAGTAGCATATCATACACGCACACGAATGGGAAATGCAGACAGTCCGAAGGAATACGGATTCGGAGCTCAGTGACCGAATTGACGCTTCAAGTGAATCAATTGGTCCAGGATGTCTGCCTGGCAGTGTCCACCGGCGGGATTCGGCCCGTGGGTCGTGCTATAGGAATGGAGAAAAGATGCTGGTGGCGTATTTCAGTCGGATTAGAATCTTAATGTCGGACACAAGAATTAGTTGAGGTGAGTCAGGGTCAGACAGTTCTGGGGCGATTGTGGATTCCTGCGTTTGTTTGTGAAGGCTTACCGTGCTAATATGCCTTCACACCCAGGCTGCGGGGTACGTGCTGAACCCTTACCTCCTCTCGTCGGCGCTGAGTGGCAGGCTTCATTCTAAAACGACGGTCTCAATAAGCGTCTGAATTTCCCCAGTCTAGAACAGTCGTGTTGGGACGTCACTCTGAGTCGAGCGCTCAATGACCGCTGCCTCTGGAATTCGACAGGATCTCGAACATTTGCTCGGAACATAGCGGCGAAATGACCACCAACGCCGCGGAATACCAGCAGAAAGCCTTAAATCGCTGAAACGTCTGTTTTGTCGAATAATATATCGGATGGACGATTATCCGACAAGGAGACCTCCGAGTCTGTCAACTGTGACCCAGGGTATAGTTTGTTCGGATGCGCTAACGCCTGTGGCCCTTCGCCTTGCTCGACATTGACTTGTCGGTTCACTGCGCCTCAGAGAATTATCAGCGCTCTCCCTACCCGCCGGTTCCTTCATTGCCCTCGATCACACCCCATGCCGAAATCGGTGACGGGCGTTACTACGCAGCAGCTCTACTTGTTTTTCGTGGGATAAATGTCAGACGATGGCCCCGTGGATCCGTGCGTTCGGTGAGATGAAGTGCGGAGAGAAGGGTAAGGTCTGGTGGAATCTGGTCGGACCTTGCCACGAACTCTTTTTTTTATTTACTTCGGGGCCTGGGTACCATGCCACCAAGGACACCCGGGCAGCACACACGGCTCCACCCACTTCAACATTTTTTTTAACAACGTTGACTGAGTTGGTTTGTCGCAAGCAGTGCTTTGTTGGGCGCGGTGTGTTGACAAGAGTAATTGCGAGTTTTGCAAGGACTGAGGAACCCGCCGATGTCTCTCAAAACGAACAAATTCAGGGCGAACCTGGAACTCAATGCGCACCTTGTTCAGAATCAAACTCGCGCCCTTCCTGCAGCTGCAGGTGGGCGTCTCGGCTCCGAAAGCTGCGTTTTCGCACCAGGTTCCAGAACTATGTTCTGCTTCCAAGTGTACAAATGCCGATATGGAACgtcgtcgcgtctcccgaCATCTCGAGCGCCTGTGACTATCATCCCGGCTGATGTACCGCCACGCGCCCCAAGCAAGATTGGTCCTATGGTCACCACGATggcctcctcgtctcttgaTAGAGAGGGTATCGCAGATGTTTTGTAGCTCCACTTGTAGAAGAGAGAATTTCTTGCGAGGCGCCAGCAAATGACGCAATGATGGAATGAGGGAGATTGACTTCGCTTGTTCTGCGGTCCAGGACAACTACGTGCAGGGAGAACTGTCGCCTCACACCAATAGGATCACACGGTCCATCTACACGCCTACGCACTTGCCAGTGGCCTAGTGCAGACAAAGCAGTTTCTCGAACAAAAAGCGAAGCAGACAGAGATGTTCAGCTCACAGGGCGTGCTTAATTGCGACGgcacaggagaggaaggtgccGCAGGCAATAATTAAACTGTGAGTTGCAAGACCTATGGTATCGCCAGTCGAAGGTTGGTCACCGCTTGTGGGAGGCCTGTCATCACCTGGTTTACCATCTTCGGTCTCGGACTTGGGAGCCACATTGATTAGCACTTTACAGACATCTGACTCCGATTTCTGTTCGGTCTCCTGCTCAGGTGTCTTGGTATACTTGTAGCACAGCTGGACGGGGCCAGTGCCTGTTGGAAACTCGGAGACCTCCAAAGTATAGGCGGGAGCCTTTGCTCTCTGATCGGATGATTCCCCCTCTACGCGAAACGCACCCAAACCGAGACTGGCAAGACTTACTTCTTCTGTACATGCTTCGCCTTTGAACGCATTCTCGAAATTCAATGGCCACACGAATCCGTTGTCACCGCATCGAAACGTGACCTTGTTTGATTTCGGGTTGAGGGTGATCTTCATGGTGTTGCCGAACTCACACACCTCTGAGGTAATATGCAGAACAAGAAACAGTCCGGTGTGCATTTCCAAGCAAGGAGGCGAATTCGCCAATAACCATGGAGAAGACAGACTGAAACAAATAGGTTCAATCAGGTTGGTTCTGTGGCATTAGGTTCGGCAGAGGAAATAGCGGAGATCAAAGAGAACCGTGGCCGCAGCCGAAATGGCGACATTTCGATGGACGATACAGTGAGGTGGTAAatagagaagagagagaggaattCGGTCGCGTCGGAGCGAACAAATTACAGACAGCacaaggagaagagacgttGAATCGGCAGTTCCTCCCACCAATGTCATCTCTGGACTACTACTGGAGCAGGGTCGTGACACGGATTTTCCAGCTTTCATGGGAGTTCCCACTACAGTCGTCAGAAAACTCCGTTAATCAAGACATACTACAACCAGCGGTTACCTAAAGCCACGCTGCTGGCATGCGTAGTGCAAGCGAGTCAGGATGTCAGAACCTCTATCGCTCTAAACTGGGTACCAACCCTTCAAAACTGagcagacagcgaagcggTGACGCCTAGCATAGCTCCATATGGCTCGATTTCAACAAGCTGCCTCTACAGTGACTTGAATCGAGGCTCACTTTCTGATGCGGCGTCGGACAGGGGTTTTCTACTGAAAACAGCCACCTGAAACGTGCAAGTTGATTCCATAGTGTCAGAAGTGCTTCTTGCCTCTGTTGTAGCAAGAGATGCGGTCGCCTTGTCCTGTGTTGACTTGCAAAGGAAATAAAGGGTTGTTGGAAACTCTGGCTGTGTAAGTACTACGAGCTCGTACACCTTTGTTTGTGCTCCTGCTGACGCGGGCTCTAGTGggtcttctccagcttccgCCTCTCGAAGAGCATACGCAGTGCCCAGCGCCGCTTGATTTGTACAGGACGAATTCCGACAGAATGTTTTAAACTTCCCACCTGATGCAGCTGGAACCAAAGATGAGCCTTCCGGACACTTAAACAACAGTGGATATTGTGGGGGCAGcgacagcggaagaagagggaactCCGACGTGCACGTCAAAACCGGCGGATCCTTCGGCGGCTCCCCACTGCATCCTGGCCAGCACAAAAGCCCGACAACGGTCGCGACAAAAACTGCACGTCGAAGGCCGCTCAAGACCTGAACACCTCCAAATACGTTAATCGACATTATCACAAACCAGGGAACTCTTCCAGCAATTTGTTTATTGAGGAAcgcggttttctctgttgTACAACGCCTCCCGGCGAACTGTCTGGAGCGTATCTGCTCCGTCGTAGCATCAAACGGTGCAGCGCGGTTTTCATGGGATTCAGTATGCTTCAAACCCCCCTCTTGCGAACGGTTATTGAACCAAATTTATTTACAGACGTTCAAAATCTCATCACATCTTGACCAGATTGCATCAACAGCCGACCACTCTCGGCAACGCCCTTTGCTGCTCCAGAAAGCCCCCTGAGATTCGTTGCAGATGGCGGATCCCCGCGATGTTATGCGCAGAACTCCGAAAAGACTAGTTTGTGGGGGAGCGCGGAACAAGGGGAGCTCTGGTTTTCCCGCCCGGTCACTCGCTTCGTGCGTTACGGGGGTTGCGCGCAGTCTTGTGTGGATGTCGAGTTAGAGAAAAGTGTGGTTGTCGACAGAAAGATTCCTCTTGTAGACAGGCAAGCGACGAGTAGCGGGAAACCGAGAAGGATTTCGCTCAGTTGCAGTCTTCTCGAGGCGCACTGGTTCCCGGCGCGACGCCGGGCCGGGTGGCAGATTCCCGGCTTCCACTGAAGGACGCAGCAACTGCGTTTTAAAGCAGTGTAAGCCACCAACGGAATTAGTCGGATTAGGGAAGTACGGACACAGCAGGTGGGAATTATCTGAACTGCGtggggaaagggagaatGTGATGACATGCGTGTATCTTCGTAGTCGCTCGCGGTCCCAATTCGATCGGAAAAAACCGCATGTCTGAGGCAAGAGATGGTCCCTCCCCTGTACCCCTCCTTT is drawn from Neospora caninum Liverpool complete genome, chromosome X and contains these coding sequences:
- a CDS encoding SRS domain-containing protein, coding for MMPVCAFGGSQVWRGLRCTFGVSIVVGFVFLSGCRGETSAKEPVTCPPETNFLPVWPLEGIPFFFKCPEGSSLFPTASDGNFKTFCRNSSCTNQAELGTAYTLREAEAGDDRVVPVSAGAQTKVYELVVLTQPEFPTTLYFLCKSTQDRATESLATTEARSTSDTMESTCTFQVAVFSRKPLSDAASEKVCEFGNTMKEVTLNPKSNKVTFRCGDKGFVWPLNFENAFEGEACTEEVSLASLGLAAFRVEGESSDETAKGPAYALEVSEFPAGSSRVRLCYKCKRLSQVDRPAALSSADECTIRINVEPKSQTEGDNEEDGQMDGKPPAGDASDLPKHNIVCVGVLLLSSVLALSQAV
- a CDS encoding SRS domain-containing protein encodes the protein MMPVCAFGGSQVWRGLRCAFGVSIVVGFVFLSCRGETSAKEPVTCPPTTNFLPVWTVEGIPFFFKCPEGSSLFPTASDGKFKTFCRNSSCTNQAELDTVYTTLQEAAAGDERVVPAPAGAQTKVYELEVHTEPEFPTTLYFLCKSTQDRATESLATTEARSTSDTMESTCTFQVAVFSRKPLSDAASEKVCEFGNTMKITLNPKSNKVTFRCGDTGVVWPLNFENAFKGEACTEEVSLASLGLGAFRVEGESSDETAKAPAYTLEVSEFPTGTGPVQLCYKYTKPPEQEIEQKSESDVCKVLINVAPKSETEDGKPGDDRPPTSGDQPSTGDTIGLATHSLIIACGTFLSCAVAIKHAL
- a CDS encoding SRS domain-containing protein, whose amino-acid sequence is MSINVFGGVQVLSGLRRAVFVATVVGLLCWPGCSGEPPKDPPVLTCTSEFPLLPLSLPPQYPLLFKCPEGSSLVPAASGGKFKTFCRNSSCTNQAALGTAYALREAEAGEDPLEPASAGAQTKVYELVVLTQPEFPTTLYFLCKSTQDKATASLATTEARSTSDTMESTCTFQVAVFSRKPLSDAASEKVCEFGNTMKITLNPKSNKVTFRCGDNGFVWPLNFENAFKGEACTEEVSLASLGLGAFRVEGESSDQRAKAPAYTLEVSEFPTGTGPVQLCYKYTKTPEQETEQKSESDVCKVLINVAPKSETEDGKPGDDRPPTSGDQPSTGDTIGLATHSLIIACGTFLSCAVAIKHAL